One part of the Coffea eugenioides isolate CCC68of chromosome 10, Ceug_1.0, whole genome shotgun sequence genome encodes these proteins:
- the LOC113750782 gene encoding protein RALF-like 27, producing the protein MSFSLKRKKNTGLLFLVLFLILWGDLAGASVSSPIKGAGLPCNGTFSECFLDGSMESEGEEFLRPYAAPGRWLQSQQQNTIGYNSLQRKPVCSAAQYSNCIVQVNSVNGRCNDYNRCNRKNPN; encoded by the coding sequence ATGAGCTTCAgcttgaagaggaagaagaatacTGGTCTTCTTTTCCTCGTTTTGTTCCTCATCCTGTGGGGCGACTTGGCAGGAGCTTCAGTTTCTTCCCCAATAAAGGGTGCTGGTTTACCGTGCAATGGTACCTTTTCCGAGTGCTTCTTGGACGGCAGCATGGAATCTGAAGGTGAGGAGTTTCTCAGGCCCTATGCTGCACCTGGGAGATGGCTGCAATCCCAGCAACAAAATACAATTGGGTACAACTCTCTTCAGAGGAAGCCAGTTTGTAGTGCGGCTCAATACAGCAATTGCATAGTCCAAGTTAATTCTGTTAATGGGCGCTGTAATGACTACAATCGATGCAAccgtaaaaatcctaattga
- the LOC113748905 gene encoding DEAD-box ATP-dependent RNA helicase 21-like, whose product MKRAADDGLTKPDGAKKPVFLTKAQREQLALQKREEEVAEQKRRAEQLLLQTHRPSSADGSKPSSDRDRDRDRDRDRDRDKDRERERDREREHRERRERDRERERERERERERDYRDSERRNREREREEEQKAREQKTRDREKEKELDAIKEQYLGSKKPKKRVIKPSEKFRFSFDWENTEDTSRDMNILYQNPHEARLLFGRGFRAGMDRREQKKLAAKNEKELREEIRKKEGVEETPGEAAAQKLKEQAADLYDTFDMRVDRHWSEKKLEEMSERDWRIFREDFNISYKGSRIPRPMRSWTESKLSSELLKAVERAGYKTPSPIQMAAIPLGLQQRDVIGIAETGSGKTAAFVLPMLTYITRLPPMSEENEAEGPYAVVMAPTRELAQQIEDETVKFAHYLGIKVVSIVGGQSIEEQGFKVRQGCEVVIATPGRLLDCLERRYVVLNQCNYVVLDEADRMIDMGFEPQVVGVLEAMPSSNMKPENEDEELDDKRIYRTTYMFSATMPPAVERLARKYLRNPVVVNIGTAGKATDLITQNVMMVKESEKPTRLQRLLDELGDKTAIVFVNTKKNADTIAKNLDRAGYRVTTLHGGKSQDQREISLEGFRTKRYNVLVATDVVGRGIDIPDVAHVINYEMPSNIESYTHRIGRTGRAGKTGVATTFLTLSDSDVFYDLKQMLTQSNSPVPPELARHEASKFKPGTIPDRPPRRNDTVFAH is encoded by the coding sequence ATGAAGCGAGCGGCGGACGACGGGTTGACTAAGCCGGACGGCGCGAAGAAGCCGGTCTTCCTCACCAAAGCTCAGCGGGAACAGTTAGCTCTTCAGAAGCGGGAGGAAGAAGTCGCCGAACAAAAACGCCGTGCTGAGCAACTGCTGCTTCAAACCCATCGTCCTTCTTCCGCTGATGGCTCTAAACCCTCCTCCGATAGGGATAGGGATCGggatagggatagggatagggatagggATAAGGATCGTGAGAGGgagagagatagagaaagaGAGCACCGTGAACGGCGGGAGAGAGATCGAGAGCGGGAACGGGAAAGAGAGAGGGAACGAGAAAGGGATTACCGCGACTCGGAGCGGCGGAACCGGGAGAGGGAGCGGGAGGAAGAGCAGAAAGCAAGGGAGCAGAAGACTAGGGACagagagaaggagaaggagTTGGACGCGATTAAGGAACAGTATTTGGGGTCGAAGAAGCCGAAGAAACGGGTGATTAAGCCGAGTGAGAAGTTTCGTTTCTCGTTTGACTGGGAGAATACAGAGGACACTTCTCGGGATATGAATATTCTGTACCAAAACCCTCATGAGGCTAGATTGCTGTTTGGCAGGGGTTTTCGGGCTGGGATGGATAGGAGGGAGCAGAAGAAGCTTGCTGCCAAGAATGAGAAGGAGCTGAGGGAAGAAATTCGGAAAAAGGAGGGTGTAGAGGAGACTCCTGGAGAGGCTGCGGCTCAAAAGTTGAAGGAGCAGGCTGCTGATTTGTATGATACCTTTGATATGAGGGTTGATCGGCATTGGTCCGAGAAGAAGCTTGAGGAGATGTCTGAGAGGGATTGGAGAATTTTCAGGGAAGATTTCAACATCTCGTATAAAGGTTCCAGAATCCCTCGACCTATGAGGAGTTGGACTGAGAGCAAGCTTAGTTCTGAATTGCTTAAGGCTGTGGAGAGGGCTGGTTACAAGACCCCATCTCCTATTCAGATGGCGGCTATCCCACTTGGCCTCCAGCAACGTGATGTTATTGGTATTGCTGAGACTGGTTCAGGTAAGACTGCTGCTTTTGTTCTTCCCATGTTGACTTACATAACTAGGCTTCCTCCTATGAGTGAAGAGAACGAGGCCGAGGGGCCATATGCAGTTGTTATGGCGCCAACTCGAGAACTTGCACAGCAAATTGAGGATGAGACTGTTAAATTCGCTCACTACTTGGGTATTAAAGTTGTTTCTATAGTGGGGGGTCAGTCCATAGAAGAACAGGGGTTTAAGGTTAGACAAGGGTGTGAAGTTGTTATTGCCACTCCTGGGCGTCTTCTGGATTGTTTAGAGAGGCGGTATGTTGTTCTTAACCAGTGTAATTATGTTGTTCTTGATGAAGCTGACCGCATGATTGATATGGGTTTTGAACCCCAAGTTGTGGGGGTGCTAGAGGCTATGCCTTCGAGTAATATGAAACCAGAGAATGAGGACGAAGAATTAGATGACAAGAGGATCTACAGAACGACATACATGTTCAGTGCTACCATGCCACCTGCTGTAGAGCGGCTTGCTAGGAAGTATTTGCGAAATCCTGTAGTCGTGAACATTGGAACTGCAGGTAAGGCAACAGACCTCATCACTCAGAATGTGATGATGGTGAAGGAATCAGAGAAACCAACCAGATTGCAGAGGTTGCTGGATGAGCTTGGAGATAAGACTGCTATAGTGTTTGTTAACACAAAGAAAAATGCAGATACAATTGCTAAGAATTTGGACAGGGCAGGGTATCGTGTTACCACTTTGCATGGTGGGAAGTCCCAGGATCAGAGAGAAATCAGCCTTGAAGGTTTTAGGACCAAGAGATACAATGTGTTGGTTGCAACGGATGTAGTAGGACGTGGGATTGATATACCTGATGTTGCCCATGTCATTAATTATGAAATGCCCAGTAACATTGAATCATACACCCATCGTATTGGACGTACAGGTCGTGCTGGGAAGACGGGTGTAGCCACTACATTTTTAACTCTTAGTGACTCTGATGTCTTCTATGATCTCAAGCAAATGCTTACTCAAAGCAATAGTCCTGTGCCTCCAGAACTTGCTAGGCACGAGGCATCAAAGTTCAAGCCAGGGACCATTCCTGATAGACCACCTAGACGGAATGATACAGTATTTGCTCATTGA